The Thalassotalea sp. HSM 43 genome window below encodes:
- the galK gene encoding galactokinase, translating into MTQSLSVLFEEIYQAPAQALSSAPGRVNIIGEHTDYSEGFVLPCSLEFCTKVLYRKRNDTLVTVHSTQYPGEHDRFDVSADISQGDSQWGNYIRAMAFVLKRQGHQLSGVDVLIDSDVPQGSGLSSSAALEVAIGGMFNDTAKLNLSTEDIALLGQQAENDFMDCQCGIMDQMISAKGEPGCALKIDCRDLSTQSVRIPDDLNLVIINSNYPRKLVDSEYNQRRIDCESAAQKMNIKSLRDANLDILQQFKTALTDDEYRRARHVITENQRVISAIDALASNDLEKLGDLMQASHESLRNDFEVTVAATDGIVDIIKGALADKAAVRMTGGGFGGAVVCLCRAEDVATVKRAIEQHYHAQFDLIADIYDCRAGSGLEILPVA; encoded by the coding sequence ATGACGCAATCATTATCGGTGCTGTTTGAAGAAATATATCAAGCACCCGCACAAGCGTTATCCTCAGCACCAGGAAGAGTCAATATTATCGGTGAGCATACTGATTACAGTGAAGGGTTTGTCTTACCTTGCTCACTGGAATTTTGTACCAAAGTATTGTATCGCAAGCGTAACGATACTTTGGTGACCGTGCATTCAACCCAATATCCAGGCGAACATGACAGGTTTGATGTCTCTGCAGACATCAGCCAAGGCGATTCACAATGGGGCAATTATATTAGAGCCATGGCTTTTGTATTAAAACGCCAAGGCCATCAACTGAGCGGTGTTGATGTTTTGATTGACTCTGATGTGCCACAAGGCAGTGGCTTATCATCATCTGCAGCACTGGAAGTGGCTATTGGTGGTATGTTTAATGACACGGCTAAATTAAATTTAAGCACCGAAGATATTGCTCTACTTGGTCAACAAGCTGAAAATGACTTTATGGATTGTCAATGCGGCATCATGGATCAGATGATCTCCGCCAAAGGCGAACCGGGCTGTGCCCTAAAAATTGATTGTCGCGATTTATCAACTCAGTCTGTGCGTATTCCAGACGATCTAAACTTGGTCATTATCAATTCCAACTACCCGCGTAAGTTAGTAGATAGCGAATACAACCAACGACGCATAGATTGTGAAAGTGCAGCGCAAAAGATGAATATCAAATCGCTTCGTGATGCAAATCTGGATATTTTGCAACAATTTAAAACCGCTTTAACAGATGATGAATATCGTCGTGCCCGCCATGTAATTACCGAAAACCAGCGCGTTATTAGCGCCATTGATGCGCTAGCCAGCAATGACTTAGAAAAGCTCGGTGATTTAATGCAGGCATCCCATGAGTCGTTGCGCAATGATTTTGAAGTAACCGTTGCAGCTACCGATGGCATTGTCGATATCATCAAGGGTGCACTTGCCGATAAAGCGGCTGTGCGCATGACCGGAGGCGGTTTTGGTGGTGCGGTTGTCTGTTTATGTCGGGCTGAAGATGTCGCGACCGTGAAACGTGCCATTGAGCAACACTATCACGCACAATTTGATCTAATCGCCGATATCTATGACTGTCGCGCAGGCAGTGGTTTGGAAATCCTACCCGTTGCTTAG
- a CDS encoding UDP-glucose--hexose-1-phosphate uridylyltransferase has translation MSQLEFTHRRKNPLTGDWVLVSPHRNNRPWSGATENSTDLQLPVYDEACPLCPGNQRANDVVNPDYDSTFVFVNDFGALVSDNDNRVEQSANNFIEADVATGECRVICFSADHNKTLPELSTSDISQVIETWQQNFVELSQTYRCVHIFENKGEVMGCSQPHPHGQIWAHNHLSSEIAVEEQNLRHYQQQNSTNLLGDYVDYEIEQNERVVFCNEHWLVVVPYWAAWPFETLLLARDDVRHMGQLNQAQKDALADALKVLTTKYDNVFNCSFPYSMGWHGAPSDLDDDSHWRLHAHFYPPLLRSATVKKHMVGYEMLAESQRDLTAEKAADILNAAASMHYKQGV, from the coding sequence ATGAGTCAATTAGAATTTACCCACAGACGTAAGAACCCATTAACTGGAGATTGGGTGTTGGTATCACCGCACCGTAACAATCGTCCATGGTCAGGTGCCACAGAAAACAGCACTGATCTGCAACTACCCGTTTACGATGAGGCGTGCCCTCTTTGTCCTGGTAATCAGCGAGCTAATGACGTTGTTAACCCAGATTATGATAGCACCTTTGTTTTTGTGAACGATTTTGGCGCTCTAGTGAGTGACAATGACAATCGCGTCGAACAATCAGCAAATAATTTCATCGAGGCTGATGTCGCAACGGGCGAATGTCGAGTGATCTGCTTTTCCGCGGATCATAATAAAACATTACCGGAGCTATCTACCTCTGACATTTCACAAGTCATTGAAACCTGGCAACAAAACTTTGTTGAACTATCACAAACGTATCGATGTGTGCACATCTTTGAAAACAAAGGCGAGGTCATGGGTTGTTCACAGCCTCATCCACATGGACAAATATGGGCACACAACCACTTGTCTTCAGAGATCGCTGTAGAAGAACAAAACCTGCGCCACTACCAACAGCAAAATTCAACAAATTTGCTCGGCGATTACGTTGACTATGAAATAGAACAAAATGAACGCGTTGTATTTTGCAATGAACATTGGCTTGTTGTGGTTCCTTATTGGGCGGCATGGCCTTTTGAAACATTATTGCTTGCCCGGGATGACGTTCGCCATATGGGGCAGCTCAATCAAGCGCAAAAAGACGCATTGGCTGATGCTTTAAAAGTACTCACCACAAAATACGACAATGTATTTAATTGCAGTTTCCCGTATTCTATGGGTTGGCATGGTGCACCGAGTGATCTTGATGATGACAGCCATTGGCGACTGCATGCGCATTTTTACCCGCCATTATTGCGTTCAGCAACGGTGAAAAAGCATATGGTTGGCTACGAGATGTTGGCAGAAAGTCAACGCGATCTTACCGCAGAAAAAGCTGCAGACATACTTAATGCTGCTGCAAGCATGCACTATAAACAAGGAGTGTAA
- a CDS encoding single-stranded DNA-binding protein — protein MSETLRPINKKVEQKQQCHIILAGNLVAKPEIRYRANPVVPVAEFVIATNHSWFDKKTNSYKDWTSYHACHFEGQHVEDQFLYAGKGQLVLIHGALATSSKREKDFVQVESLSLLGHGVHNGINQIICNATLASEVKLVKTENNATLAEFSVSINEPGFVESDHHFNGQRIERLVHLWGKAADYFYNKSVLGQQLLIEGSLSYVANNKRQQFIEAKKVIICPDK, from the coding sequence ATGTCTGAAACTCTACGCCCAATCAACAAAAAAGTTGAACAAAAACAACAATGCCATATTATTTTGGCCGGTAATTTGGTTGCCAAGCCAGAAATTCGCTATCGTGCTAATCCCGTGGTGCCGGTTGCCGAATTTGTGATTGCCACCAATCACTCTTGGTTTGATAAGAAAACCAACAGTTATAAAGACTGGACCAGTTATCATGCCTGTCACTTTGAAGGCCAACATGTTGAAGACCAGTTCCTTTATGCGGGTAAAGGTCAGTTGGTGTTAATTCACGGCGCACTGGCGACCAGCAGCAAACGAGAAAAAGACTTTGTGCAAGTTGAGTCGTTATCGCTACTTGGCCACGGCGTGCACAATGGTATAAACCAAATCATTTGTAATGCTACCTTAGCCAGCGAAGTAAAATTGGTAAAAACCGAGAACAATGCCACCTTGGCAGAATTTAGCGTAAGCATTAATGAACCAGGCTTTGTTGAGTCAGATCATCACTTTAATGGCCAACGCATTGAGCGTTTGGTGCATTTGTGGGGTAAAGCCGCGGATTATTTTTATAATAAGTCCGTGCTTGGTCAACAATTACTGATTGAAGGCAGCTTAAGTTATGTCGCCAATAATAAGCGCCAACAATTTATTGAGGCAAAAAAAGTCATTATTTGCCCAGATAAATAA
- a CDS encoding thermonuclease family protein has protein sequence MQLNTLCALVFGLFCVSAFGKDYGSITSVVVASVYDGDTFRVNIDNWPSVIGENTPVRVKGVDTPELRAKCAAEKQKAKLAKQFTSQLLENSNKVELRNIQRGKYFRLLADVYVDGHNLAELLINAGHGYSYAGGKRRSWCEL, from the coding sequence ATGCAATTAAACACTCTCTGCGCCCTAGTTTTCGGCTTGTTCTGTGTCAGTGCTTTTGGCAAAGATTATGGCAGCATTACCTCGGTGGTGGTTGCCAGCGTTTACGATGGTGACACCTTTCGCGTTAATATCGACAATTGGCCCAGTGTGATTGGTGAAAATACGCCAGTTCGCGTCAAAGGCGTTGATACCCCAGAATTAAGAGCAAAATGTGCGGCTGAAAAACAAAAAGCCAAACTTGCAAAGCAATTTACGTCACAGCTATTGGAAAACAGCAACAAAGTGGAATTACGTAATATACAACGCGGTAAATACTTTCGCTTATTGGCTGATGTCTACGTCGATGGCCACAACTTAGCTGAACTGCTGATTAACGCCGGCCATGGTTATTCCTATGCCGGTGGTAAACGCAGGTCATGGTGTGAGCTGTGA
- a CDS encoding TVP38/TMEM64 family protein, translating into MSHFYQRHKALIKLILIFLLISAALAGSFHVLGVFDHFNQQWVDTTIRNQGAQGVFYFIAVVALAIAVSLPRQVAAFAAGYAFGFVYGTLIATFAAAIGCALTYSFARFIIAEKIRARFSDKVALVNNFLSRDTFEKTFIIRLIPAGNNFLLNLSAGIAHIHAGRFIGASYLGYFPQMAIFALAGSGVQLMSFWQIGASIVLSIIATLLSLRLYRRYQQELANKRYY; encoded by the coding sequence GTGAGTCATTTTTATCAACGTCACAAGGCACTGATCAAACTGATACTGATCTTTTTGCTGATCAGTGCAGCTCTAGCTGGCAGTTTTCATGTGCTCGGCGTGTTTGACCATTTCAATCAACAGTGGGTCGATACCACGATACGTAATCAAGGCGCGCAGGGCGTGTTCTATTTTATCGCCGTGGTTGCCTTGGCGATAGCTGTTAGCCTGCCAAGACAAGTCGCTGCATTCGCCGCAGGCTATGCCTTTGGTTTTGTATACGGCACCTTAATTGCGACCTTTGCCGCCGCCATTGGCTGTGCTCTTACCTACAGTTTTGCGCGTTTTATTATTGCTGAAAAAATACGAGCAAGGTTTAGCGATAAAGTGGCCTTGGTCAACAATTTTCTCAGTCGCGATACCTTTGAAAAAACCTTTATTATTCGTTTGATACCCGCCGGTAATAACTTTTTACTCAACCTTAGTGCTGGCATTGCCCATATTCATGCTGGACGTTTTATTGGCGCCTCTTACTTAGGGTACTTTCCGCAAATGGCGATTTTTGCGTTGGCAGGCAGCGGTGTGCAACTGATGTCATTTTGGCAAATCGGTGCCAGCATAGTACTCAGCATCATTGCCACCTTATTGAGCCTGAGGTTATATCGTCGTTATCAACAGGAGTTGGCCAACAAACGTTATTACTAA
- a CDS encoding thiol:disulfide interchange protein DsbA/DsbL: MKKLFSIFVLALMLPLAACAKDYQEGKHYTVVGETLTAKPEVREFFSFYCPHCLSFEPFMKDLAKSLPEGATFEKNHVDFMRAASPQVQFEITKSMIVAQQLPQEETLIAAIFDAIQKQRKPLASQAELRELFTKQGVDGEQFDKLMKSFGVNSKAKHMKKLQEQYTKNGALTGVPTIIVNGKYRVNASELDRGDFLNDYKNIVLYLLTLKS; encoded by the coding sequence ATGAAAAAATTATTTAGTATCTTTGTGCTGGCATTAATGCTGCCACTAGCTGCTTGTGCAAAAGACTACCAAGAAGGCAAACACTACACCGTGGTTGGCGAAACGTTAACGGCAAAACCAGAAGTGCGTGAATTCTTCTCTTTCTACTGCCCGCACTGTTTGAGCTTCGAACCGTTCATGAAAGATTTGGCTAAATCATTGCCAGAAGGTGCTACTTTCGAAAAGAACCACGTTGACTTTATGCGTGCAGCAAGCCCGCAAGTACAATTTGAAATCACCAAGTCAATGATTGTGGCACAACAATTACCACAAGAAGAAACCTTGATTGCGGCGATTTTTGATGCGATTCAAAAACAACGCAAGCCGTTAGCATCACAAGCTGAATTGCGTGAACTGTTTACCAAGCAAGGTGTTGATGGTGAGCAATTTGATAAGCTAATGAAAAGTTTTGGCGTGAATTCAAAAGCCAAGCATATGAAAAAGCTGCAAGAACAGTACACCAAAAACGGTGCACTTACCGGTGTTCCAACCATTATCGTTAATGGTAAATACCGAGTGAATGCCAGCGAGCTAGATCGTGGCGACTTCCTAAACGATTATAAGAACATCGTTTTGTATCTTCTGACATTGAAGTCATAA
- the ccoG gene encoding cytochrome c oxidase accessory protein CcoG translates to MTSENKPNQASRKVIPVKEIKVHKPKAADVQQYKPRDQIYVRKVEGLFQRLRRKMNLFFLALFAAIPWISYNGQQAVLFDIGEQRFNIFALTLWPQDLTLLAWLFIIGAFSLFFVTTFLGRVWCGYLCPQTVWTFIFIWFEEKFEGSANKRKKLDQKPLDIDKFWRKAAKHSCWIFFSLLTAITFVGYFTPMQQLVVDFVTFNASLTATTVILFFTFCTYGNAGWMREVMCLHMCPYSRFQSAMFDEDTLTVSYDTKRGESRGPRPRKANPQELGLGDCIDCNLCVEVCPTGIDIRNGLQYECINCGACVDACDGVMQRMKYKPGLISYTTETALKGKIVHILRPKLYMYAVVLLVMCGFFVADLATRVPLQLDIIRDRNALSRENIDGLIENVYTLKILNKSQIDSTYQLTVEGLQNHQWQGQSTVSVKAATIDTITISIAVDPYDLQEFQTDISFVVKQVQPDDEDVMIRQSSVFFNKR, encoded by the coding sequence ATGACCTCAGAAAACAAGCCGAATCAAGCATCCCGCAAGGTGATTCCGGTAAAAGAGATCAAAGTTCATAAGCCCAAAGCGGCAGATGTTCAGCAATACAAACCTCGCGACCAAATATATGTGCGTAAAGTTGAAGGCTTATTTCAGCGCTTACGTCGCAAGATGAACTTGTTCTTTTTGGCTTTGTTCGCGGCGATTCCGTGGATTTCTTACAATGGTCAGCAAGCGGTTTTATTCGATATTGGTGAACAGCGCTTTAATATATTTGCCTTAACCTTATGGCCACAAGATCTGACGTTATTGGCTTGGTTATTTATTATTGGCGCCTTTAGCTTGTTTTTTGTCACCACCTTCCTCGGTCGGGTGTGGTGTGGTTATTTATGTCCACAAACCGTCTGGACCTTTATCTTTATTTGGTTTGAAGAAAAATTCGAGGGTTCCGCCAACAAGCGCAAAAAACTCGATCAAAAACCGTTAGACATCGACAAATTTTGGCGTAAAGCTGCCAAGCACAGTTGTTGGATCTTTTTCTCGTTACTTACCGCCATAACCTTTGTTGGTTATTTCACGCCGATGCAGCAATTGGTGGTTGATTTTGTCACGTTTAACGCATCACTTACCGCAACGACGGTGATCTTGTTTTTCACCTTCTGTACCTATGGTAATGCTGGCTGGATGCGTGAAGTGATGTGTTTGCATATGTGTCCGTATTCTCGCTTTCAATCAGCGATGTTTGACGAAGACACCCTGACCGTTTCCTATGATACCAAGCGCGGTGAATCTCGTGGTCCAAGACCTCGAAAAGCCAACCCGCAAGAGTTGGGCTTAGGCGATTGCATCGACTGTAACCTGTGTGTTGAGGTGTGCCCAACCGGCATTGATATTCGTAACGGCTTACAATATGAGTGCATCAACTGTGGTGCCTGCGTTGACGCCTGTGACGGTGTGATGCAGCGCATGAAGTACAAACCTGGGCTTATTAGCTACACCACAGAAACCGCATTAAAGGGCAAAATCGTCCATATCCTCAGACCTAAATTGTATATGTATGCGGTGGTTTTATTGGTGATGTGTGGCTTTTTTGTTGCCGATTTAGCGACTCGAGTGCCATTGCAACTCGATATCATTCGTGATCGTAATGCCTTATCGAGAGAAAATATCGATGGTTTAATAGAAAACGTATACACCCTGAAAATCCTTAACAAGTCGCAAATTGATTCGACCTATCAACTCACGGTTGAAGGGTTGCAAAATCATCAGTGGCAAGGACAAAGCACGGTAAGTGTTAAGGCCGCGACCATAGATACAATAACCATCTCTATTGCTGTCGACCCATACGATTTGCAGGAATTTCAAACCGATATATCTTTTGTGGTGAAACAGGTTCAACCTGATGATGAAGATGTTATGATTCGCCAATCCAGTGTGTTTTTTAACAAACGATAA